A section of the Primulina tabacum isolate GXHZ01 unplaced genomic scaffold, ASM2559414v2 Contig880, whole genome shotgun sequence genome encodes:
- the LOC142535187 gene encoding exonuclease V, chloroplastic-like: MTPSPTRPPSTAKFPVEIITRRGDVSHRSCFLLRLRRPSVRFSSTRMSGRLDLLLCCLSVGSPVCTESVNSDIEDSGRIIGSYSPNRKRRVLESFLHRFRRRRGLSVTDITSTEWCEKQMEFFLLLGRPKSTEAMKAGSARHMELEEEVSQRVKIDVESIEDRWAVKFMNFIWGINQLLLDGLTRELPVVGFAEGVWMVGIIDEIRMSLVESERIPILVDTKTSLQLMCYKYLWDSLVANKFPSHKFFDYFSLNPHYILSPEVRQVTEKSGFPSEVKKFVR, encoded by the exons ATGACTCCTTCACCGACTCGTCCCCCATCCACCGCCAAATTCCCCGTAGAAATCATCACCCGAAGAGGAGATGTCTCTCATCGAAGCTGCTTTctactccgtctccgccgcccCTCCGTCCGGTTCAGTTCGACCAGAATGTCAGGTCGATTAGATCTATTACTATGTTGTCTAAGCGTAGGCTCTCCGGTTTGTACCGAATCGGTGAATTCGGATATTGAAGATTCGGGTCGGATTATTGGGTCATATAGCCCGAACAGGAAGAGGAGAGTGCTTGAGTCTTTTCTCCATCGCTTCCGCAGGAGGAGAGGCCTTTCTGTTACCGACATCACTTCTACG GAATGGTGTGAAAAGCAAATGGAATTTTTTCTACTCTTGGGCAGACCTAAAAGTACCGAAGCTATGAAAGCAGGCAGTGCTCGCCACATGGAGCTCGAAGAAGAGGTATCTC AAAGGGTGAAAATTGATGTTGAATCAATTGAAGATAGGTGGGCGGTTAAGTTTATGAATTTCATTTGGGGCATCAATCAACTGCTATTAGATGGATTGACACGAGAATTACCTGT CGTAGGCTTTGCAGAAGGTGTATGGATGGTTGGAATAATAGATGAAATTCGGATGTCTTTGGTGGAGTCTGAAAGAATACCGATATTGGTTGACACGAAAACCTC GCTTCAGTTAATGTGCTACAAGTACCTGTGGGACAGTTTAGTTGCAAACAAATTTCCCTCACATAAGTTTTTTGATTACTTCTCACTGAATCCACATTACATTTTGTCGCCCGAAGTTAGACAAGTTACAGAGAAATCAGGCTTTCCTTCAGAGGTAAAAAAATTTGTCCGATAA